NNNNNNNNNNNNNNNNNNNNNNNNNNNNNNNNNNNNNNNNNNNNNNNNNNNNNNNNNNNNNNNNNNNNNNNNNNNNNNNNNNNNNNNNNNNNNNNNNNNNNNNNNNNNNNNNNNNNNNNNNNNNNNNNNNNNNNNNNNNNNNNNNNNNNNNNNNNNNNNNNNNNNNNNNNNNNNNNNNNNNNNNNNNNNNNNNNNNNNNNNNNNNNNNNNNNNNNNNNNNNNNNNNNNNNNNNNNNNNNNNNNNNNNNNNNNNNNNNNNNNNNNNNNNNNNNNNNNNNNNNNNNNNNNNNNNNNgaaggaaagaaggaaagaaggaaagaaggaaagaaggaaagaaggaagaagggtgtGAGTTTGGATGGGTGGGGAGTTGAGGAGGATTTggaaggaaatgggggagggaaaTCCAAactcagaatatattgtatgaaaaataactattttcaattaaatcaaaatttctccttctggttttgctttttgtgacTTAATACTCTTTAAAAGTTTGAGTGCTGCCCTCTTCATCTGATTTCCTGAGAGCTTGTCTGCTAAAGTTTGAACACTTACAGACAATATCCTGTAGCTCAAGACATTGATTTGCTTGCTTTCAATATTCCTCCCCTGACAGCTTAGATATAAAATTCCTTAAACACAGCATTTGTAGCCATTTCCCCCAACAGTTggacatactttttaaaatgctgacaTCAGAATAGAAGAcaagcacaaaacaaaatgtctttaTACTCAAAATTGCTTTGTCTATTCCTGaaactttgttctctctctctctctgtgtgtgtgtgtgtgtgtgtgtgtgtgtgtgtgtatctgtctgtctgtctgtctctctctccccctctatctatctatctatctatctatctatctatctatctatctatctcttcctttcttctttctttctcttctttttctttctttctctttcatcctaactctttctctctttctttctttctttctttctttctttctttctttctttctttctttctttctttctttctttcttcctctttctttctttctttctttctttctttctttctttctttctttctttctttctttccttccttccttccttccttccttccttccttccagtcttctcttctctcctaaATTTTAGAATTGCTTTACAAACACCCAaggaaaatttcattttaaggaAAACCATATACTTGTAGGTAGGATTTGGTAGTTTATTTGAAGGGGAAATTTGGGCCTTTCATTGCTGGCATTGATTTACTGTTTTTATTCCCATTGAATTAGTTGTAGGAGACATCATACACAGCCTCTAATTGCCCTCTAGAAGGATGgtaacagtaacagaaaagtacAACATAAGAAGAGATGAATATGTAGATCTATGGAGTGTAATAGCAGATCCAGAAATAGCCCACACCTTCTGAGtttgaataaagttgctatgaacagaTCTGGGGGAAGGgatgtcagaagccatctaggagagGCGTTGGCAAAcaagtgagttttctggagaAAGCTCAATGTTTTGCATGACTAAGATGGGTGTACTGTGGAGGCAAAGTCCACAGAGATTTCATCCCAGGATTGTTTCTTGCTGCTGATACGCCCTTTCTGCCAGTAGCTTAATGATTTTCTGGGTATTTACATACTGTGTTGGACAGATCTACTGCAGAATCATGCAGATGTACTTTCATGTGATAATGCTGTGTAGaaaaattgatgatttcataatttctGATAACAATTTCTTAGAACTCCTAAATTGATACAAGTAATTTCAAACCCCTTGAAGAATAAAAGCCCCAAGTAGAGCTCTGTAAAACTTCATGTGTCATGGGCTAATTGcactaggaaaataaaacaggctCAGAATAAATCTAGGTAAACATTCCTTCTAGATTAGGAATGAGGCCATTATCTAgtaactaaaggtcataaaatGGGAATGGGAAATTTATTGTAAgtgtaaaaatggaaaataaatgaaagactaGTTTATCTATCCATGATTACCAAATACTAAGACACAAGGCAGATAATTTGTCTCTTGACAAAATTGTGCTAACTTACGACataaaaattattactttaaacTTAAAATGAACTTATGCAGCCAGAAAACAGATGATGAATGATTAGTTGGCTACTAGTCTTAAGGtaaagacatgtaaacaattctgCTGTAACTCCCTAAACATTATTGAACTATGACATGAACTATTGCCTTACACTTACTATGAACTTATTGAatgtaaaaaatacttttaaaaatatgtcatcaactattctgagaaaatataaaaactaagaacaacaataaagtGGAGGTATAGCCTTTTCTGCTTCATCTactctgtgtgcatctgtgtgtgtgtgtgcgtgtgcgcgtgcctgtgtctgtgcatgtgcctgactttcttttctttgctttactCTCTGGCTTACTAAGAGTTAATGAACACTGAGACTCTTGCCTGGTCAGCAAGAGGTCACTgactcagagagaaaagagactgTCATTAATCCCCTGCTGCTATCAGCAGGAGTTAAATGCCAGAAGTCATCATCCCTTGGCTCCAGAATAGCAAGAAAGAGTAAAATTTCTTGAAGCCATCAGCTTTTGGGTCTCCAACATAACAGAGAGttaaaggtcagaggtcatcagCTTTTGGCCTTCCTCCAATGCTCTGTCCTACAGCAGTACCTGACCCTTTCCTGGCAGGCCCTCCAGTACTGAGGGTCCCTTTTGCAACTTGTGTTAGGAAAACAAGAGAGTCACATGTAGACTACTGAAATTAATCTTTGTCCTTCCCCCAGACAAATACTCACTCAGAATGGATTAAACATTTAACTCAAAAGTTGAAAAGTAGAAACCAcaagagaaaaaatatgaaaacaaaatgataggtctcatcaaaaaataaattacagaatTCAGAGAtagattggaaaaagaaaaatcattagcACCTATTCATTGCCCAGAAAAATCAATATCCAGACTATATATTAAAACTCAAATATTAAAGAACTGAAAATAGTATAATCAATAAATAGGCAGTATGTTCAGGAGATTTACAGTTCAGTGAAGCAAAAATCAAGACATGATCCTGAGCCCATAGAACTCTCTGTATTACATTAGAGCTCTGTGGGAGGGAAGGGGCACTGGGATTGGGAACACGGGTGTTAGGCTGCTTGTCCTTGGGGACATAAGTCAGCATGACAGGTATGTGCATAACACCTCCAGTAGCAGCTGGGTTTCATGCCACTGAAGACCCAGGGAAAACTATGGGATGCATGGTCACTTGACTGAGTGAGTAAGAGCTTGTGTTCACCCAACACCCTCACTATGAGAACTCTTCAATCTCCTACCTACTGCTGCCTCTTCAACCAGAGAAAGTTCTCAGCACAGAGGACCATGCATTTGTTCTATGAAAGCATCTATCTGTATAGGAGGAGCTCTGCCATGGGGGCAGTGTTGGCACACCTGAGTTCATGTGCTGTCTTTGTACTTTAAAAATCAGCTTCAGAACTTGATAGATGAGGAAAATAATCTAAGAGGACAAATAAAGAGACaagatatatatttgtgtgcctataaaattcagatttatttaatatataagagAATGTCCATTTTTAGGAATATGGTAAAGAACAAATTTGTCCATGGGGATAAAGCCAAACTTTACAgatttagaagaaaatgtaaacttGTGATTATTTTAGAGACAGTTAATAAACATGCAGGAATAGGGACAATATATTTGGGAACCAAAATCATTATCAATTGGAATAGAGCCTTTGACTGGCATCTTGGGTTCAGCTCACAAATGGTCTACAATAGGAATGGTGGGGTGATGAAGAACAGGAGACTGTGGGTGATGGTTCTCAGCAGCAAGAACCACTAGAGCATGCTGGGCGGCAGCAGGTGCTCTGGCAGCAGGTGTTCTGGCAACAGGTGGGGCGGCAGCAGCTGGAGATGCAGCACTGGGGTCTGCAGCAActggacacacagcagctggggCGGCAGCAAGAAGGCCTGCAGCAGCTAGAAATGCAACAGCTGGGGCGGCAGCAGCTGGATCCACAACAGCTAGAACTACCACAGCAGGGACGACAGCAGGGGCGACAGCAGCTGGAGATGCAGCAAGAGggcctgcagcagctggacacacagcagctggggCGGCAGCAGGTAGGCTGGCAGCACACAGACTGGCAGCACTGAggcctgcagcagctggacacacagcagctAGGGCGGCAGCAGGAAGGCCTGCAGCAGCTAGAAATGCAACAGCTGGGGCGACAGCAGGTGGGCTGGCAGCACACAGACTGGCAGCACTGGggcctgcagcagctggacacacagcagctaggcctgcagcagctgggcctgcagcagctggacacacagcagctggggCGGCAGCAGCTGGACACACAACAGCTGGGGCGGCAGCAGGTGGTCCTACAGCAGGTGGTctggcagcagctgggctggcagcagccTTGGCCACAGCTCTCCTCAGAGCAGACAGAGCCACAACAGGAGCTGACCATGGTGTTAGAGGTGGAGGTTCTTGGTGGGTTTACAAGAAGGTGGGTTGGAAGGGTTGGAAGTGAGAGTCTCCCTGCCCACATCCCCTTTTATACCCTGCTGAGGGGCTGCTGTCCTCACATGCAGCATTCTTTCCTTGTTATTGTTTGTGTTAATAAACAGTTGACTCCCAAattaggggattttttttttcctagctaaATTATGAAGGTAATTGGGGAGCCCAGTTTCTTTTCCTGGTGGTAAGAGTCATCATCAGCTCTCGCTGAACCATCTTGGAAGTGTCTTTCTTGCTTTAGTTTCTTCCAAACAATTGTCCCATGACATCATATTTCTAGTCACTCTATGATTCAGCCTCATAGTAGACAGCTCTACTGTCTATCCTTAGATAACCATTGGTACTACAGGTCCATAATTGTTTCTGCTGACCCAGAAGAATAAAACTTTATCATACTGATGGCTCATCCATAATGGGTCAGACGGGAGCAGAACGTTTGACCACAGAAATGCCAGTGGTCTGAGAATAGGGAGCCTGTTAAGCCATATCTCCTACCCCATGTGGACCAAGGTTTATGTTCTAGATTATTGTTCAATGAGAAACACAGAACAATTTTAGGTAGAAAACTAAATGATgaaatgctgatttttttcttcagaaacaaaACTGTAACACTCAATTTCAGCAGGTCTTAGGAGAAATGGACTACAGCACAACTCAGCCTCTAAGCCATGCACCTTATTTCTGCCATGTGggatttttcccccctctgtctctgctaGCCTAGTTGTCTTACTTTGATAGCAACTCCAGATCCAagctctttcttttctaagttgtaGCTTCAGTTAGGTGATCAATTTATTGCCTCATGCTCTGTTTGGTTCTGGATCTCCTGTGTCACCTGTCTCTACTCAAGTAAGTGAACTTGACTTCATCCTTCATCCTatgaaaaacaatggaaaaagactgagtaatttttaaaagcaaacttcTAATGAAAGGCTATcagctattatttatttatagtcaGGATACATTCATGACTTAAGGAGTGCAAAAATCCCACCCAAGTGTCCAGGGGATTAGGCCTTCTAAAAATGAGGAATGTTACCAGTACATTATTCATGGTCTGTTGATATAGAAACAGGCAGAGACTTGCTGTAGCTATGTGGTGACATCATTAAAAGTCTTAATTAAGACCATTTAATGACCAGGCATATTTCCTAAATTTTTACCACATTTGCTTAGCAAACAtttgttctctttgtgttttctttggcttgtAGTTATAAAGTAGGTAATATGTATAAACAATGATACACATAGGagtgttgttcttcttgttgttttgattaatttttttaagaggAACCACAAATGTAATAAAGATATTGGATGAAAATTGTGTTGATTggttaaaaaaagttttatttctatttaagaaGATTAAGTAAGCTCTTTTCTTGTAGGTAAAATGACCATGGATTTTCACTGGAAAATTAATGTGTACAGAATGACAAATCTTCCACCAGCACAGGTCCTTAGTGGCTCAAGATTGAACCCCCTTCAGGGTTGGGGAAGTAATAGTGTCTGGTTCTTTTGTAGAAGgcatttcatttatttgctgTCTGCTTGGATTTGGTGTCCATAGTTAATGGGCCTCCTCAGGTTATCCCAATGGGCAGTGAAATCTGTGGTCCACATCACTAAATTGACGATATAACAtgtatctgtgtttattttagttctggacagaaaacaaaacaaaacaaaatatatgtttCCATAGCAGTGATTTAACTAACTAATAGCAGATTTTGTATatacgtgtgtgagtgtgtgagtgtgtgtgtgtgtgtgtgtgatttaggaCCCCTGCACTTTGAACACAGTAGACTGAAACCCCAAGCATCCTCCTGACTATTTTACATCCCTCTATTACTCACAGGACTTGAATAATATCAATGAGATGGAACAATAGAGAATCAAGCTTTGACTTCAGGGGGCAGGGAATCACTAATATTAATTCACAGTTACTTTTATATTACTCCTGTGTCTCTTCTGTTTggtggtttcttcttttaaaacaaatccaGTCAGAAGACTCTACTCCACGTTGGGGGTCTGCTGTATTTTATGTGAGATTTGCCTAGTATAGTGAAGAGACTCAGCATTATTTTGTTGTGTAGTGGTCAAAATAACTGTTGAATATTACAAAGGATAGAAATGCAGGTCATGTGGGCAGTTTAGTGTGGGTGGGGATTGCAAGTCTAAGGGCTCACTAGATTCTCCTGTGAACTTCTAAAAGCTGCTGATACTCAGACTAGTTAGCGGGATATTGTTCAGGGCGTGAGACTGAATTTGGCAGATTATAATACTTTGTGGATGTCTCCCATGCAGCCAAACATGAGAAGCCCTGGCTAGAGTGAGGAAAAggtgctcatttttttttttttattattttgtgatgtGTCTTTGAGCACACTACCTTGTGTGGTGCTAGGCACGCCTTGTACCAAAGAACTATATACACAGCCCCaaagaggatgatgatgatgatgacctTATGTTTTGAAGTTATAATACAATTTTTcactttgtatgtatgtttagtgtatatataaattcttgaatacataaatacaacctgctcagcctgtgtaatgttacttgtatgtatgtttttcagAGATGACAATATGGTGTGTTCTTCCATGGGAAAGAGTGTTCTCCCACTTGGATCATTCCTATGTTTACTGTACTGCTTTGTGTAGGGTGGAGACATCATGAGCTTTCCCCTATCCATGTTGATATGTCTATTGCCATTGTCCTTGTTCAACTTATGTTCAGTCAGGTTGGTGAGACTCTGTGGGTGGAGCTTCTGACAGTCCTAGGAgtcacaatctcacagcaaactccctgatgcTCAGGCTGTAACAATGTTTTCACTCTCTCTTCAGCAATGATCCCCCAGCCTTAGGGACAGGAGTTATGTTCTACATGTACCAGTTGGGACTGGGCTCTCTAACTCCACTACTAACCAAGAAATCTTCCTAGGCATGGTCACGTGGAAGCAGAGGTGTCCTTGTTACTGTATCAATCCAGAGGAAACTCTCATCCAGGTCATATACTTATTTAAATCCTTCATCTTTTCAGGCTCTACAAATATGAGACTATGATACAAAGCCTATAGACTAAGCATTGGCTGAGCAAATTAATGTCATAAAAATGTTGCAAAGGTCCTGGCCACTGAATGGTCCTAATGGTATTATTTAATAGTACTCTTATACTGCTACTCCCTTGTCTGTTTCGTGACCAACAGAGGATAACAGAGGGACTGAAGCATTCCTCATTTTTGAAACATAATTCATCTAGCTAATTGGATGGTTGCTCATAACCTTTAAGCATTTACTGTGTCCTGAACTAGATACATATAAATATTCTAtttacatatgttatatatgcatatgtataaattatttgcatacttaaatatgcaaatatttaaatgtgtgtttaaatctttaaatatgtgaatatttgatatgatacatatatcacatatatcacatatgtaagtatgtgtaaCATATAATTGCAAAACCCACACatgtctatatacacacataaaatgaacatTAAGAAAGGAGTCTAGTCTACCACATGAAACATGAAACAGGAGACTCTCCAGCTCAAATCCATCAGAAAGCAGGATGTTTGGGTATAAATTAGCATAAGTGTCAGTGTTACCTAATATCAGATGTTGTTGCAAGGTAAATCTTGGAAAAGTTAGGGTATGACCTCATATGCTCTTCTAAGCCAAAAAGACATTAGATAAAAAACGGAAAGAAATAATCCCAGTGGCCAGAGCAGAGAAACCTGAACTTTGCCAGACACTTGAGGTCTGTGACACACAGGAAAGACAGGCCAGATAAATGACTATTAAAGGTTTTCTGACAAAAGGGGGGTTGTGGATAAACATTGATTGACATTTCCCCACTCAGTTTCCCATATTGAAATTGGTGCAGGAcctgtaggagtcagaggagggAGACCTTTCTTTATTCATGTCTGTTATCTTGATATTCAAATCCTCAGTACCCACCTGACCCACTGGGGATGCGTTGTTGGAATGATGAATCTCTGAGCTACAACACTACTAGAAACAATTTTAGGTCCTTAGTAATCATGATTATCTAAGGGCGGACATTAGAGCCATCCACAATGAGACTGAATCATATAGTGACTAGACACACAAGATCATGTGACAGTTGGAAGAAATTAAGGCAGGAAAGACACTTAGGAGATGGTTCATCGAGAGCTGATGGTGACTCTTAACCCAGGAAAAGAAACTGTGTTTTCCATCTACCTTGATAATTTAGCCAGGCAATGGAACTTGCCTAATTTGATAACCACATGTTTATTAACACAAACAATAACAAGGAAAGAATGGCGTATGTGAGGACAGCAGCCCCTCAGCAGGGTATAAAAGGGGACGTGGGCAGGGAGACTCCCACTTCCAAACCTTCCAACCCACCTTCTTGTAAACCTACCAAGAACCTCC
Above is a genomic segment from Mus caroli chromosome 11, CAROLI_EIJ_v1.1, whole genome shotgun sequence containing:
- the LOC110304447 gene encoding keratin-associated protein 4-2-like isoform X2 codes for the protein MVSSCCGSVCSEESCGQGCCQPSCCQTTCCRTTCCRPSCCVPSCCRPSCCVSSCCRPQCCQSVCCQPTCCRPSCCISSCCRPSCCRPSCCVSSCCRPQCCQSVCCQPTCCRPSCCVSSCCRPSCCISSCCRPCCRPCCGSSSCCGSSCCRPSCCISSCCRPSCCRPSCCVSSCCRPQCCISSCCRPTCCQNTCCQSTCCRPACSSGSCC
- the LOC110304447 gene encoding keratin-associated protein 4-8-like isoform X1, producing the protein MVSSCCGSVCSEESCGQGCCQPSCCQTTCCRTTCCRPSCCVSSCCRPSCCVSSCCRPSCCRPSCCVSSCCRPQCCQSVCCQPTCCRPSCCISSCCRPSCCRPSCCVSSCCRPQCCQSVCCQPTCCRPSCCVSSCCRPSCCISSCCRPCCRPCCGSSSCCGSSCCRPSCCISSCCRPSCCRPSCCVSSCCRPQCCISSCCRPTCCQNTCCQSTCCRPACSSGSCC
- the LOC110304447 gene encoding keratin-associated protein 4-3-like isoform X3, whose amino-acid sequence is MVSSCCGSVCSEESCGQGCCQPSCCQTTCCRTTCCRPSCCVSSCCRPSCCVSSCCRPSCCRPSCCVSSCCRPQCCQSVCCQPTCCRPSCCISSCCRPSCCRPSCCVSSCCRPQCCQSVCCQPTCCRPSCCVPSCCRPSCCVSSCCRPQCCISSCCRPTCCQNTCCQSTCCRPACSSGSCC